The proteins below are encoded in one region of Paenibacillus sp. YYML68:
- a CDS encoding low molecular weight protein arginine phosphatase — MNRILFVCTGNTCRSPMAEGMMKSLIEKAGLTGLEVRSAGVSAFTGMPVSDHARTVLQEKGCALTDGSKLLDEELVQWADLVLTMTASHKRHTIQLHPEAVDKVHTLKEYVAEGGGKDERTIAELESLLSSIQLKQALSEPITDEERMRIIALEKELPSHDISDPFGGPYSLYAACAEEIEEGLHKLVDKLKRLREA, encoded by the coding sequence ATGAACCGAATCTTATTCGTATGCACGGGCAACACATGCCGAAGTCCCATGGCCGAAGGAATGATGAAGTCGCTGATCGAGAAGGCCGGGCTGACGGGCCTTGAGGTTCGCTCTGCCGGAGTATCGGCCTTCACGGGAATGCCTGTATCCGATCATGCTCGCACGGTGCTGCAAGAGAAGGGCTGTGCGCTGACCGACGGCTCGAAGCTGCTGGACGAGGAGCTCGTACAGTGGGCCGATCTCGTATTGACGATGACCGCAAGTCATAAGCGGCATACGATTCAGCTCCATCCAGAGGCTGTCGATAAGGTGCACACGCTGAAGGAGTACGTAGCGGAGGGCGGCGGTAAGGATGAGCGCACGATTGCCGAGCTGGAGAGCTTGCTGAGCAGCATTCAGCTGAAGCAGGCGCTGTCCGAGCCGATTACCGATGAGGAGCGTATGCGCATCATAGCTCTGGAGAAGGAGCTGCCGAGCCATGACATTTCCGATCCTTTCGGAGGCCCCTACAGTCTGTATGCGGCTTGCGCGGAGGAGATCGAGGAAGGCTTACACAAGCTCGTGGACAAGCTGAAGCGGCTGCGGGAAGCGTGA
- a CDS encoding manganese efflux pump, with protein MDLAAPLLWGQLVSIGLLALALGFDALSLGLGIGMRGIRKLDIVRIGLVTALFHMIMPLAGVWTGSFLSSILGQVATVCGGVLLLVLGAHMVYNVLRGDESSGYDPRSFWGLLLFAFSVSVDSFSVGISLGMFAGDVWLTILLFGAAGGLMTMLGLLLGRRVGEWFGDYGEALGGVILIAFGIHFII; from the coding sequence ATGGACTTGGCAGCACCGTTATTGTGGGGACAGCTCGTCTCCATTGGATTACTTGCGCTGGCGCTAGGGTTCGACGCGCTGTCGCTAGGGCTTGGCATCGGGATGAGAGGGATCAGGAAGCTTGATATTGTCAGAATCGGCCTCGTCACGGCGCTGTTCCATATGATCATGCCGCTCGCTGGCGTCTGGACAGGCAGCTTCCTGAGCTCCATTCTCGGACAAGTGGCTACCGTATGCGGCGGCGTGCTGCTGCTCGTGCTGGGCGCTCATATGGTGTACAACGTGCTGCGCGGCGATGAATCGTCGGGCTACGATCCCCGATCGTTCTGGGGCTTGCTGCTGTTCGCGTTCAGCGTGAGCGTCGATTCGTTCTCTGTCGGCATATCACTCGGGATGTTTGCCGGTGACGTATGGCTGACGATTCTGTTGTTCGGAGCTGCTGGAGGACTGATGACGATGCTGGGCCTGCTGCTCGGCCGACGTGTGGGCGAATGGTTTGGTGATTACGGAGAGGCGCTCGGCGGCGTCATTTTGATCGCATTCGGCATCCATTTTATCATATAA
- a CDS encoding L-threonylcarbamoyladenylate synthase, whose protein sequence is MNIETKMWLVHASCPQEEQIQEAAAWLREGRTVAFPTETVYGLGADARSTEAVAAIFEAKGRPSDNPLIVHLADRSQLTELTASPEEAVLCLLDAFWPGPLTVVLPVREGVLSPLVTAGLSTVGVRIPDHPVARALIAAAGCPVAAPSANRSGRPSPTLAAHVLEDLGGRIAGIVDGGAAGVGVESTVVEYRDGTVYVLRPGGVTAGELARTLPDGVRLVMAAEAAPAAEETPRAPGMKYAHYAPRGLLTIVHGHDREAVLARMRRELEAARARGERTGALLLGGHAEAVPADHVSVCGERTDLELVARGLYAALRAFDEAGASFIVAEACPETGLGEAIMNRLRKAAGGRELHV, encoded by the coding sequence ATGAATATCGAGACGAAAATGTGGCTCGTGCATGCCTCCTGTCCGCAAGAGGAGCAGATACAGGAAGCCGCGGCTTGGCTGCGTGAAGGGCGGACGGTCGCCTTCCCGACGGAGACGGTGTATGGCCTAGGAGCGGATGCGCGCAGCACAGAGGCGGTGGCGGCGATCTTCGAGGCGAAGGGCCGTCCGTCGGATAATCCGCTCATCGTTCATCTGGCCGATCGGTCTCAGCTAACGGAGCTTACTGCTTCGCCGGAGGAGGCCGTCTTGTGCTTGTTGGACGCGTTCTGGCCGGGTCCGCTGACGGTCGTGCTGCCCGTCCGGGAGGGCGTGCTGTCCCCGCTCGTGACGGCGGGGCTGTCTACGGTCGGGGTACGCATCCCCGACCATCCGGTGGCCCGGGCGCTGATCGCCGCCGCGGGCTGTCCGGTTGCGGCCCCGAGTGCGAACCGCTCGGGGCGGCCGAGCCCGACGCTGGCGGCGCATGTGCTCGAGGATCTCGGCGGTCGTATCGCCGGGATCGTGGATGGCGGCGCCGCCGGCGTCGGGGTGGAATCGACCGTCGTCGAGTATCGCGACGGGACGGTGTATGTGCTGCGCCCGGGCGGGGTCACCGCGGGCGAGCTGGCGCGCACGCTGCCTGACGGCGTGCGCCTGGTGATGGCGGCAGAGGCTGCGCCTGCCGCTGAGGAGACGCCGCGCGCACCGGGCATGAAATATGCCCACTACGCGCCGCGCGGGCTGCTGACGATCGTGCATGGCCACGATCGCGAGGCGGTGCTCGCGCGCATGCGGCGCGAGCTGGAGGCTGCGCGCGCCCGCGGGGAGCGGACGGGCGCGCTGCTGCTGGGCGGGCACGCGGAGGCGGTGCCCGCGGACCATGTGTCGGTCTGCGGCGAGCGGACCGACCTTGAGCTTGTGGCGCGCGGCTTGTATGCCGCGCTGCGCGCCTTCGACGAGGCTGGCGCCTCGTTCATCGTCGCCGAGGCTTGCCCGGAGACCGGCCTCGGCGAAGCGATCATGAACCGGCTGCGTAAGGCCGCCGGCGGACGCGAGCTGCACGTGTAG
- the spoIIR gene encoding stage II sporulation protein R has product MVKRVNVKPYLYLGFALVMLLMCWESGKANAMLFEAKAKSAVDASVIPQESIRLRILANSDSPTDQWIKREVRDAIIEQMNAWVAEPDGIEAARETVKSRLPELEAVVEKTLRDNGFDYTYQVELGVVPFPTKMYGNQVYPAGEYEALRVSIGEAEGQNWWCVLFPPLCFVDSEMVVKKDNKAYAASAEDEAAPNDGKTDAGAANGKAAEKDAARKADQSDKSSKSVTAASAVQKEAGAGKTASGAAEQAQKDAEGGKEAAAGKEQPEVRFFLWDMLKEVFAWFA; this is encoded by the coding sequence ATGGTTAAACGGGTCAATGTAAAGCCGTATTTATATTTAGGATTTGCTCTAGTGATGCTGCTGATGTGCTGGGAGTCGGGCAAGGCGAACGCGATGCTGTTCGAGGCGAAGGCGAAGTCGGCTGTTGATGCAAGTGTCATTCCACAGGAGTCGATTCGACTGCGTATCTTGGCGAACTCCGATTCGCCGACGGATCAATGGATTAAGCGCGAGGTGCGCGATGCGATAATCGAGCAGATGAACGCGTGGGTCGCGGAGCCAGACGGGATCGAGGCGGCGCGCGAGACAGTGAAGTCCCGTCTGCCAGAGCTTGAGGCTGTGGTGGAAAAGACGCTGCGCGATAACGGCTTCGACTATACATATCAGGTAGAACTAGGCGTCGTTCCATTCCCGACGAAGATGTACGGCAATCAAGTGTACCCGGCTGGTGAGTATGAGGCGCTGCGTGTGTCGATCGGCGAGGCGGAAGGTCAGAACTGGTGGTGCGTGCTGTTCCCGCCGCTCTGCTTCGTCGATTCCGAGATGGTCGTGAAGAAGGACAACAAGGCGTACGCGGCATCGGCTGAGGACGAGGCTGCACCGAACGATGGTAAGACGGATGCTGGCGCTGCGAACGGGAAAGCTGCGGAGAAGGATGCGGCTCGTAAGGCAGACCAGTCCGATAAGTCGAGCAAGTCTGTAACTGCGGCATCGGCTGTGCAGAAGGAAGCGGGGGCGGGCAAGACGGCTTCTGGCGCTGCAGAGCAGGCTCAGAAGGATGCAGAAGGCGGCAAGGAAGCTGCTGCAGGCAAGGAGCAGCCGGAGGTGCGCTTCTTCCTGTGGGATATGCTGAAGGAAGTATTCGCTTGGTTCGCGTAA
- the prmC gene encoding peptide chain release factor N(5)-glutamine methyltransferase codes for MLNERRLTIREAYVEASSFLRGYGVREPESNAQRLLEYVLEESRTGLLLRWSEPFPERLAERWQQLLERKAAGEPVQYMIGEQEFYGLPFRVSPAVLIPRPETELLVEELVRLGKRMWPETCEGREQLVHGQELEDAASAGRGTVSRLGNSPTVCDIGTGSGAIAVTIATQCPGWRVLASDLSEAALKQAQHNAELNGVADRIEWSEGDLLQPWIERAERIDLLVSNPPYIPDSDENGLQPEVRLYEPHMALFGGADGLTLYRRMVAQLHELPQLPRVVGFEVGQGQAEAVRELLLDAAEWDEVYIVDDLAGIGRHVIAYRS; via the coding sequence GTGCTTAACGAACGGCGATTAACGATACGTGAAGCCTATGTTGAGGCTTCTTCTTTTTTGCGCGGGTATGGTGTGCGGGAGCCGGAGTCGAATGCACAGCGGCTGCTCGAATATGTGCTCGAGGAGAGCCGTACGGGGCTATTGCTGCGCTGGAGCGAGCCGTTCCCGGAGCGTCTTGCGGAGCGATGGCAGCAGCTGCTCGAGCGGAAGGCGGCAGGGGAGCCGGTGCAATATATGATTGGCGAACAGGAGTTCTATGGACTGCCGTTCCGGGTCAGTCCTGCGGTGTTGATCCCAAGGCCGGAGACGGAGCTGCTGGTCGAGGAGCTCGTTCGTCTTGGGAAGCGGATGTGGCCGGAGACATGTGAGGGTAGGGAGCAGCTGGTGCACGGGCAAGAGCTAGAGGATGCGGCAAGTGCTGGCCGCGGAACTGTGTCTAGGCTGGGAAACAGCCCGACCGTGTGCGATATCGGGACGGGCAGCGGGGCGATTGCGGTGACGATTGCGACGCAATGTCCAGGCTGGCGCGTGCTCGCCTCGGACTTGTCGGAGGCGGCGCTGAAGCAGGCGCAGCACAATGCGGAGCTGAACGGGGTGGCCGACCGAATCGAATGGAGCGAGGGAGATCTGCTTCAGCCTTGGATCGAGCGGGCAGAGCGAATAGATCTGCTCGTGTCCAACCCTCCATACATCCCGGATTCGGATGAAAATGGCCTTCAGCCGGAGGTGCGGCTGTACGAGCCGCATATGGCGCTGTTCGGAGGTGCGGACGGACTGACGCTCTACCGCCGTATGGTGGCACAGCTTCACGAGCTGCCGCAGCTGCCGCGCGTCGTCGGCTTCGAGGTCGGGCAAGGTCAGGCCGAGGCGGTACGGGAGCTGCTGCTTGATGCTGCCGAGTGGGACGAGGTATATATCGTCGATGATCTGGCTGGCATCGGCCGGCACGTTATTGCGTATCGTTCCTAG
- the prfA gene encoding peptide chain release factor 1, with amino-acid sequence MLDRLQALADRYEKLSELLCDPDVAGDAKKLREYSKEQSDLQETYDTYMEYKSVYEQHEAAKSMLNEKLDDEMKELVKLELDELSERKEQLEEKIKVLMMPKDPNDDKNVIVEIRGAAGGDEAALFASDLYRMYSKFADTQGWRTEVLEASVSDLGGFKEIIFMVNGKGAYSKLKFESGAHRVQRIPATESGGRIHTSTATVGVMPEMEEFDIEIHDSDIRVDTFCSSGAGGQSVNTTKSAVRVTHVPTGIVATCQDGKSQNSNKEKALQVLRARIFDKMQQEEMEKYGAERKSKVGTGDRSERIRTYNFPQSRVTDHRIGLTLHRLDSVLNGDMEEIISALTIAAQTDQMEKGEYAGA; translated from the coding sequence ATGCTGGACCGTTTACAAGCATTAGCCGATCGTTATGAGAAGCTGAGCGAGCTGCTGTGCGACCCGGACGTAGCCGGGGATGCGAAGAAGCTGCGCGAATATTCGAAGGAGCAATCCGACCTGCAGGAGACGTACGATACGTACATGGAATACAAGAGCGTCTACGAGCAGCATGAGGCAGCCAAGTCGATGCTGAATGAGAAGCTCGACGATGAGATGAAGGAGCTCGTGAAGCTGGAGCTCGACGAGCTGTCTGAGCGCAAGGAGCAGCTGGAGGAGAAGATTAAGGTGCTCATGATGCCGAAGGACCCGAATGACGACAAGAACGTCATCGTGGAAATTCGCGGCGCCGCGGGCGGCGACGAGGCGGCGCTGTTCGCCTCCGACTTGTACCGGATGTACTCGAAGTTCGCGGATACGCAGGGCTGGCGTACGGAGGTGCTGGAGGCCAGCGTTAGCGACCTCGGCGGCTTTAAGGAAATTATTTTCATGGTGAACGGCAAGGGTGCCTACAGCAAGCTGAAGTTCGAGAGCGGAGCGCATCGCGTGCAGCGTATTCCGGCGACGGAGTCGGGCGGACGTATCCATACGTCGACGGCAACGGTCGGGGTCATGCCGGAGATGGAGGAGTTCGACATCGAGATTCACGACTCAGACATTCGCGTCGATACGTTCTGCTCCAGCGGCGCGGGCGGTCAGTCCGTTAATACGACGAAGTCGGCGGTGCGCGTGACGCACGTTCCGACGGGCATTGTAGCGACGTGTCAGGACGGCAAGTCGCAGAACTCGAACAAGGAGAAGGCGCTGCAGGTGCTTCGCGCCCGTATCTTCGACAAGATGCAGCAGGAGGAGATGGAGAAGTACGGCGCCGAGCGCAAGAGCAAGGTCGGCACGGGCGATCGCTCGGAGCGTATTCGGACGTACAACTTCCCGCAGAGCCGTGTGACCGATCACCGCATCGGCTTAACGCTGCATCGACTAGATTCCGTGCTGAACGGCGATATGGAGGAGATCATCTCCGCCCTTACGATTGCCGCCCAGACCGACCAGATGGAAAAAGGAGAATACGCCGGTGCTTAA
- the ychF gene encoding redox-regulated ATPase YchF, producing the protein MSLSCGIVGLPNVGKSTLFNAITQAGAESANYPFCTIDPNVGVVEVPDERLAKLAELVNPQRIVPTAFEFVDIAGLVKGASKGEGLGNKFLANIREVDAIVQVVRCFQDDNITHVSGKVDPISDIQTINLELILADVDSVDKRIERSRKNMKGGDKKYAQEVECLERVKEALYNEKPARSVELTDEERLLIRDLHLLTMKPVLYAANVNESEAANADDNPYVQQVREFAALEGAEVVPISAKVESEIAELEGEDKEMFLEELGLTESGLNRLIRAAYKLLGLYTYFTAGVQEVRAWTIRKGMKAPQAAGVIHTDFERGFIRAEVVGYDDLVGAGSMSAAKEKGTVRLEGKEYVVQDGDVMHFRFNV; encoded by the coding sequence ATGAGTCTTTCTTGCGGAATTGTCGGACTACCGAACGTAGGCAAGTCGACGCTGTTCAATGCGATTACACAGGCTGGCGCGGAATCAGCCAACTATCCGTTCTGTACGATCGACCCGAACGTCGGTGTCGTTGAAGTGCCGGACGAGCGTCTTGCGAAGCTGGCGGAGCTGGTCAATCCGCAGCGCATCGTACCGACGGCATTCGAGTTCGTCGATATTGCAGGTCTTGTGAAGGGTGCGAGCAAGGGTGAGGGTCTTGGGAACAAATTCCTTGCGAACATTCGCGAGGTGGACGCGATCGTGCAGGTGGTGCGTTGCTTCCAGGACGATAACATTACACACGTATCTGGCAAGGTCGATCCGATCAGCGACATTCAGACGATTAACCTGGAGCTGATCTTAGCTGATGTCGACTCGGTCGATAAGCGCATTGAGCGCTCGCGCAAAAATATGAAGGGCGGCGACAAGAAGTACGCCCAAGAGGTCGAGTGTCTGGAGCGCGTGAAGGAAGCGTTGTACAACGAGAAGCCGGCGCGTAGCGTGGAGCTGACCGATGAGGAGCGCTTGCTCATTCGCGACCTGCATCTTCTGACGATGAAGCCGGTGCTGTACGCGGCGAACGTGAACGAGTCGGAAGCGGCAAATGCGGACGATAATCCGTATGTGCAGCAGGTGCGGGAATTCGCAGCTCTTGAGGGCGCAGAGGTGGTGCCGATCAGCGCGAAGGTGGAGTCCGAGATCGCGGAGCTTGAGGGCGAGGACAAGGAGATGTTCCTCGAGGAGCTCGGCTTGACCGAATCCGGCTTGAACCGTCTCATTCGTGCAGCGTATAAGCTGCTTGGCTTGTACACGTATTTCACAGCTGGCGTGCAAGAGGTTCGCGCATGGACGATCCGCAAGGGCATGAAGGCGCCGCAGGCGGCTGGCGTCATTCATACCGACTTCGAGCGCGGCTTCATTCGCGCAGAGGTGGTCGGCTACGACGATCTCGTCGGCGCAGGCTCGATGAGTGCAGCCAAGGAGAAGGGAACCGTACGTCTTGAGGGCAAGGAATATGTCGTGCAGGACGGCGACGTGATGCACTTCCGTTTCAACGTGTAG